The window TTGAAAACTGTACCGAATGGGAACTGGGACTGTTGCTCTATGCCCTCCGGCCCACAGAGGCGTACCAACACAAGATCGGTATGGGGAAGCCGCTGGGACTGGGCAGTGTGCAGATTGACATTGAGGGTGTGGACTTGATTGACCGGAAAAAACGCTATGCAGAGGATAGTCTTGATGCTGCCCGTTATACGGAGGTCTCAGATCAGGAGGCCCTGTCTGCATGGCGTACCCGTTTTGCTGACAGTATGGACCCGGAAATTCGTCATGCCCTTGAACTGCTCGGCGATCCGGCCAAGGTGCTTGCGCCGGTCCATTATCCGCAGGTGCAGGGGGCGGATATTGAGAAGGAGACCTTTAAGTGGTTTGTGGCGAATGATAGGAAGGGGACGCAAGGGGCTGAGCATCTTGTGCCGCTTTCGCGAAGCGGAGATAGCCTGCCCACGTTGCATCGGCAGAGGGAGTAGTTGATCGGTTCTTCATGCCCAAGCTTTAATGCCCACCGTTAAAACAGTGGGCTATTGTCTGTCGCCCCTCCGGGGCTGCGGGAAAACAACGTCCCGGAGGGACTGCCGGAAATAGCCCGGTCTTTCAAGGCCGGGCCAGGGAAAACGCATTTTATCCCAGTAGATATACGTGGAGAAGTCAATGGAAGAACAACAAATCAACCAAAGCAGCACCCTGGACGACGCCTATTTCGACCGCAACCAGGCTGTGCAGGCCCTGGCGAAATTGGCCCGGCAGCGGGGGATGAAAGTGGGATTGCATCGGGACCCGGACGCACCGGGTTGGCCCGTGTTGATGATCGACCTGCCCACCGGACAGGTGGGGTATCATTTGCCGGAAAAGGAGGTGGTCGGGGAATGGCCGGAGTATGAGAAGGGATGGGACGGTCATTCCCTGGCGGAAAAACGGGAGCGGGTGGCCCGTTTCCTGGCCGGGGAGGAATGAGTTGCGTTTTGGGATGGAAAAGGGTAGAAAGAAGAAGTTGAATAAAATCAAATACCACGGCTCGTCCGGGATGATGGGGAGAAAAAAGGAGGAAAAATAGAGAAAGTCTTTTGTATTTAGTATGTTACGAGAAAAGTGGTAGTCGTTATGAGCCGCACGTTGATTTCATTGAGAAAAATGGAATTTTTCAGGGTTTGGAGAGCGTTGGGGAGTCGTCGAAGCGGCATGAGCCGCAAATGGGTACGCAGCTATCTGATTTCATTAAGCGAAAAAAGGGTACTGTTGTCGACTTGACCGGTTTTGGAACGGGGTTACGACGTTAAGGTCGCTTTGATGCTTACTTTAGCTGCTTCTGCGTTGTCGACTTGACCGGTTTTGGAACGGGGTTACGACGCATAAACGAAGGAGGTGGCATAAACGCCAAACATGTTGTCGACTTGACCGGTTTTGGAACGGGGTTACGACCCTCCTTGGAGCTCTGACAATGTAACAGCTTTTGCAGCGGTTGTCGACTTGACCGGTTTTGGAACGGGGTTACGACCTCAAACATAGCATTTAATCCGTAAGGATTTCCAGTTGTCGACTTGACCGGTTTTGGAACGGGGTTACGACCTTACAGTTCTACCCCTATATAAAACTCCCCTAAATGTTGTCGACTTGACCGGTTTTGGAACGGGGTTACGACTAAACCAGCAGATACAATCAGAGTGCCCAAGGTCAAGAGTTGTCGACTTGACCGGTTTTGGAACGGGGTTACGACTATCATCAAGACCATCCCCGTTTAAATCAGTGGAAGGTTGTCGACTTGACCGGTTTTGGAACGGGGTTACGACTCAGATCAGGTCGCTGGTTGTCATACATTGTGAATAGTTGTCGACTTGACCGGTTTTGGAACGGGGTTACGACATAAAGACACCAAGCTCTCTCTCAATCTCAGGAATCTGTTGTCGACTTGACCGGTTTTGGAACGGGGTTACGACAAGATGTAGAAGCTACGGAAACAAGGGCTGACAATGCGTTGTCGACTTGACCGGTTTTGGAACGGGGTTACGACCTCCCGCATCCATCGCTTTCAGAAGATTGGAAAAAGTTGTCGACTTGACCGGTTTTGGAACGGGGTTACGACGTAGGGGCGACCGGCGGTCGCCCCTTTATGCACCCGCAGCAGGGAGGTTACAGGGCAGGCACGCGGGTCTGCCCCTGCATTACTTCCAGATTATAACGGGTTGCAGGGGCGACCCGCTTGTCGCCCATTATTCACCACCACAGAGGCATTTCAGGGCACGGCACGCCGTTCCCCTACTGAATCGGGGCAATCAGGTGAGGTGATGGACGAAAAAATACCGAATTCGGACATGGACGGCGGCTGGAAGGATATCATCGAGGACTTCACCGAAGAATTTTTCAGCTTCTATCTGCCGGAAATGCATGCGGAGATTGATTTCGGGCAGGAGATAAGATTCCTGGACCGGGAGCTGAACGAGATCGTCAGCGACAGCGATAATATCCGGCGCGAAGCGGACAGGCTGCTTGAAGTGTCTCTCAAGGACGGTGGTGCGGAATGGATACTGATCCACATCGAGGTGCAGAGTTACCGGGACCGTACCTTTGCCGAGCGGATGTATGTGTATAATTATAGGATCTTCGACAAATACCGGAGATACCCGGTCAGTATCGCCGTGCTGACCGACGGAGAGCGCAGTTTCAGACCGGATAATTTCCGGCTGGAACAGTTCGGCTGCGTGACCCGCTTCAGCTTTCCGGTGATCAAACTGCTGGATTTCGATAATAAGGAGCTTGTCCGGGAGCAGAATCCCTTTGCCGTGGTGACCAGGGTGCAGCTGGCCAAGCTGCGGTCGGAGCGAGACCCGGATCAGCGGTACAGCTTCCGCATGGAGTTGACTAAGGAACTGTACGACAGGCCGTACAGCAAAGAGCAGGTGATCAGGCTGTACCGGTTTATCGACTATATTCTGACGCTGCCGAAACCCAAGGCGCTGCAATTCAGAAAGGAACTTGAAGATTTCGAGGAGGGACGGAAAATGCCGTATATGACCAGCACGGAGCGGATCGCCAGAGAGGAAGGGATAATGCAGGGAATAACTCAAGGATTCGCGCAGGGGATACCCCAAGGAATAAGCAGAGGGCAGCTTGAAGGTCTGCGTGAGGCTGTCATGGATATTCTGGAAGTACGTTTCGGAGAGCTGACCGCCGTGATTCAGGAAAAAGTGAACTCCTGCACCGATTTGAGGAAATTGAAAAAAGTTTTGCGCCAAGCTGTACTGATCGGGTCGCCGGAGGAGCTTGATCTTTGAAATGGGCAAAAAGAACAATTTGAGTAAAATCAACATCCGCGACGGGTCCGGGCGGATCGGAGAAAAAAAGGAGGTGAATTGCTGAAAATCTTTTAATATCATTATGTTGATTTGTTTCAGGGTGTCGAAATGGGTCGCATGTTGATATCATTGAAGAAAACGGGATTTTTGAGAGGTTTGAGCGCGGCAGCAGGGTGTCAAAACGGCACCGCCCGCAAACCGTATTGTAACTTGTTGATTTTGGGCTGTGAAAAAGGGGTGCTGTTGTGGACTTGACCGGTTTTGGAACGGGGTTACGACTTCGTAGGGGCACGGCGCGCCGTGCCCTTCATATTTTCGAATGACAACGGGTTGGCAGGGGAGACCGGCGGTCGCCCTTTATGCCGCCGCAACGCGAGATTGACAGGGCAGGCTTGACCGGCTCGAATTGTTGCGCTACAATGCATATAATTATACGCATGATTGCGCATTACCCTTGGAGGATCCGCCTATGTCTGCCACTGACTATCTTTCCGCCACAGCTCTGGCCAAAAAAACAGCCGCTGCTCTCGATTCCCTGGAACAGGGGGAAAAAGACAAACTGATTATCCTGAAAAATAACGCCCCCAAAGCGGTTCTTCTCTCTTTTGAAGCCTACCAGGCTCTGGAGGAAGAGCTGGAGGACCTGCGTCTCGGTGCTCTCGCCCTTGCCCGGTCACAGACCTTCAGGCCGGAGACAGCTCTTTCTCACGAGGAGATGCTGAAGAAATTCAAGACATGAGTTGGTATGTTACCTATCATCCCGGAGTGGAGGACGATCTGCACCGGGTCGGGCCTGCCGCTGCCCGGCGTATCCTGAAAGCCATCAGCAAAAAGCTGGTCACTGCTCCTTTACAGTTCGGAGCGCCGCTTTCCGGTAATCTGTCCGTATTTCGGAAATTGCGTATCGGGGATTACCGGGTTGTGTATCAAGTGACAGAAACAACCGTGACCGTGTACGTGCTGGCAGTCGGCCCCCGCCGGGATAAGGAGATATACGACGTTGCTGCCGGACGACTCTGAAACCACTCACACGGGAGATCTGCATGGAAAACCCGTACACCATCAAACAGGTGCTGACCGACAGCAACCTGCTCCAGGCCTGGTACAAGGTCCGGGCTAATCAGGGCTGTGCCGGCATTGACCGGGAAAGCCTGAGCGACTTCGAATCCGGCCTGATGAGCAGCCTGGCCCTGCTCCGCGATGAGGTCATCTACGAGACCTACCGACCCCGCCCTCTCCTCCGCGTTCATGTTCCCAAGAAACACAGTGCCGGTACCCGGCCCCTTTCCATTCCCACTGTCCGGGATCGCGTCCTGCAAACCGCTGTTACCCGCGTTCTGACTCCCCTTTTTGAAGCCGAATTCGAAGAATGCAGCTTTGCCTATCGGCCAGGCCGCTCTGTGAATATGGCCCTGCAACGGGTGGAGCAGCTGCGTGATCAGGGCTTTGTCTGGGTGGTTGATGCGGATATCACTTCTTTTTTTGATGAAATCAATCATCAGGTCCTCCTCCGCGAAGTCAGCAAACTGGTCACAGACCAGGCCATCCTCCATCTTGTCCGACTCTGGCTTGCCGCTGTGGTTATTGACGGCCCCCAGCGTTTTCGTCTGCTCCGGGGCGTTCCCCAGGGTTCTCCCATTTCACCCCTGCTTGCCAATCTCTATCTGGATCAGCTGGATGAGGCCGCGCTGGATGAAAACCTGCGCCTGATCCGTTTTGCCGATGATTTCCTCATCCTCTGTCGTCATAAGCAGGAGGCGGACAAGGCTTTGGAGTTCACAGCCCAGGTCTTGGAATCCCTGCGCCTGCAACTGCACGACAAGAAAACGCGGGTAGTGGATTTTCGGCACGGCTTCCGTTTTCTCGGGGTGGAGTTTGTCCGTTCCCTGGCCATCAAGGCGAAATATCTCGAAATAGAGCTGATGTCTCTGGAAACAGAGGAGCTTGGAACCATTCCTGAAGAATGCGCGGAAATAATCGAACCCGGAGCGCGCAGGGGCAGGGCTTCTGCTGTTGCTCCCGTTGGTCAGGAGGGCGTAGACGCGGGCACAGAAAAGGCCCGGATCATCGGTTATCAGTACCCGAAAACCGAGCTGGCCCTGGCCTTTGCCGAGGCCGGAATCAAACCTGCCTATTTTCCTGAGCAGGACATGGCAGAAGGCCTGCCCGAGGACGAGGATGAACCCGAGCAGGTCATGGCGGTGGAGCCGCCGGTGAGTACACCTGCTGGTGCGCCTGCCGACCTTGATCCCCGCCTCCGTACCCTCTATGTCCTGGAAAACGGTTATGTGCTGGGTAAGGAGTCAGAGCGTTTTGTCATCAAAAAACGGGGAAAGATCCTTCAGCGGATTCAGGCCATCAAGGTGGATCAGATCATGATTTTCGGCAATGCCCAGATCACCACCCAGGCCATGCATTTCTGCCTCCAGGCCAAAATTCCCATTTATCTCCTTTCCGGGCAGGGCCAGTTCCACGGGATTGTGGACGGCTTCAGCACCGACCCGGTGCTCCTCCATCGGGATCAGTTCCGCCGGGCTGAGGATGCGGAGTTTTGTCTTGAACTGGCCCGTGAATGGGTACGGGGTAAGGTCGCCAACAGCCGGGTGATCCTACTCCGCTACGGCAGGCGACGCAGTGTTCCGGGCCTGTTGGAGGCAGCGGATCGTCTCAAAGATATTCTTCTCAACGTGAAAGAGGTGGCGGATTTGGAGAGCTTGCGTGGATATGAGGGCACAGCGGCCCGTGTTTACTTTGCCGCCCTGGGTGCAGCTCTTGACCCGGACTGGCATTTTGCCGGTCGGACCCGTCAGCCGCCCACTGATCCTGTCAATGCCCTTCTGTCCTACGGCTACACCCTGCTTTTCTATAACATCTACTCCTTTATCCGGGCACGGGGGCTGAATCCCCAGGTGGGTTTTTATCATCAGATACGGGCCGGACATCCTGCCCTTGTTTCCGATATGATCGAGGAGTTTCGGGCGATTATTGTAGATACGGTGGTTATGAGTTTGGTCTTGAATCGTCAGCTGACCCCGGAGCAGTTTACGCTCCCCAATGCAACAAACAAGGCCTGTCTGATGAACGAAGAGGTCCGCAAGATCTTTATTCGGGAACTGGAGAAGAAATTGAATTCGTCTATCCGGCATCCCAACAGCGGCCTGCAACTGGATTATCGCCGCTGCCTGGAGCATCAGGTCCATCAGCTGGCCGGGGCGGTCCAGGATCGGGAAAAAAGCTATAGGGCAATGGTGATCCGATGAGCCGGATGTGGATGGTTACCTATGATATAAGCGATGACCGCATCCGCTACCGGGTGGCGAAAATCCTGCAGGATTACGGAACCAGGGTGCAGTACAGCGTTTTTGAATGCAAGCTGCGGGAGAGGGAGAAAAATCGTCTTCGTGAGCAGCTCCTTGACCTGCTGGAACAGGGCGATTCCCTGCGCTGGTATCCCCTCTGCGCCTGGTGCAGGAAGCGGATCGTCCGCCAGGGCTGTGGTAAAGAAACAAAGTTTGAGGATTATTATCTGCTGTGATGGTCGTGGTCTGTTTTGATATCCGCAATCCGAAGCGCTTGTACCGGGTGGCGCGGGAACTGGGCAATTTCGGGGTTCGGGTGCAGAAGAGTATCTTTGAGTGCCACCTTGAGCAGGGGCAGCTGGAAGAACTGCAACGGCGTTTGGCAAAATGGATTGATGGGGATCTGGACAAGGTGCGCTATTATTTTCTCTGCTCCAAAGATGTGCAGGAAATTATTGTGGACGGACCGGGCAGCGTAACACTTGACCCGGATTTTATCCTGTTGTAAGGTGCAGGTTGTCGTCTGCAAAAAGCGGACGGTGAAAAAAGAACAAAATTGTTATAAGTAAAAAATATGAATAATATCAATAACCACGGCTCGTCCGGGTGATTGAAATGCAAAAAGGAGGAAAAATAGAGAAAGTCTTGTGTGTTTAGTATGTTACGAGAAAAGTGGTAGTCGTTATGAGCCGCACGTTGATTTCATTGAGAAAAATGAAATTTTTCAGGATTTGGAGAGCGTTGGGGAGTCGTCGAAGCGGCATGAGCCGCAAATGGCCATATAGGTATCCGATTTCATTAAGCGAAAAAAGGGTACTGTTGTGGATTTGACCGGTTTTGGAACGGGGTTACGACGCATTCCCTGTAAGGGCCCCAAGCAACAGAGCCAGAGTTGTGGATTTGACCGGTTTTGGAACGGGGTTACGACTCGTATCTCCCGCGAGTAGTTTT is drawn from Candidatus Electrothrix aestuarii and contains these coding sequences:
- a CDS encoding type II toxin-antitoxin system mRNA interferase toxin, RelE/StbE family, whose product is MSWYVTYHPGVEDDLHRVGPAAARRILKAISKKLVTAPLQFGAPLSGNLSVFRKLRIGDYRVVYQVTETTVTVYVLAVGPRRDKEIYDVAAGRL
- a CDS encoding type II toxin-antitoxin system prevent-host-death family antitoxin, yielding MSATDYLSATALAKKTAAALDSLEQGEKDKLIILKNNAPKAVLLSFEAYQALEEELEDLRLGALALARSQTFRPETALSHEEMLKKFKT
- the cas2 gene encoding CRISPR-associated endonuclease Cas2, which codes for MSRMWMVTYDISDDRIRYRVAKILQDYGTRVQYSVFECKLREREKNRLREQLLDLLEQGDSLRWYPLCAWCRKRIVRQGCGKETKFEDYYLL
- the cas2 gene encoding CRISPR-associated endonuclease Cas2; its protein translation is MVVVCFDIRNPKRLYRVARELGNFGVRVQKSIFECHLEQGQLEELQRRLAKWIDGDLDKVRYYFLCSKDVQEIIVDGPGSVTLDPDFILL
- a CDS encoding transposase, which gives rise to MDEKIPNSDMDGGWKDIIEDFTEEFFSFYLPEMHAEIDFGQEIRFLDRELNEIVSDSDNIRREADRLLEVSLKDGGAEWILIHIEVQSYRDRTFAERMYVYNYRIFDKYRRYPVSIAVLTDGERSFRPDNFRLEQFGCVTRFSFPVIKLLDFDNKELVREQNPFAVVTRVQLAKLRSERDPDQRYSFRMELTKELYDRPYSKEQVIRLYRFIDYILTLPKPKALQFRKELEDFEEGRKMPYMTSTERIAREEGIMQGITQGFAQGIPQGISRGQLEGLREAVMDILEVRFGELTAVIQEKVNSCTDLRKLKKVLRQAVLIGSPEELDL
- the cas1 gene encoding CRISPR-associated endonuclease Cas1; protein product: MENPYTIKQVLTDSNLLQAWYKVRANQGCAGIDRESLSDFESGLMSSLALLRDEVIYETYRPRPLLRVHVPKKHSAGTRPLSIPTVRDRVLQTAVTRVLTPLFEAEFEECSFAYRPGRSVNMALQRVEQLRDQGFVWVVDADITSFFDEINHQVLLREVSKLVTDQAILHLVRLWLAAVVIDGPQRFRLLRGVPQGSPISPLLANLYLDQLDEAALDENLRLIRFADDFLILCRHKQEADKALEFTAQVLESLRLQLHDKKTRVVDFRHGFRFLGVEFVRSLAIKAKYLEIELMSLETEELGTIPEECAEIIEPGARRGRASAVAPVGQEGVDAGTEKARIIGYQYPKTELALAFAEAGIKPAYFPEQDMAEGLPEDEDEPEQVMAVEPPVSTPAGAPADLDPRLRTLYVLENGYVLGKESERFVIKKRGKILQRIQAIKVDQIMIFGNAQITTQAMHFCLQAKIPIYLLSGQGQFHGIVDGFSTDPVLLHRDQFRRAEDAEFCLELAREWVRGKVANSRVILLRYGRRRSVPGLLEAADRLKDILLNVKEVADLESLRGYEGTAARVYFAALGAALDPDWHFAGRTRQPPTDPVNALLSYGYTLLFYNIYSFIRARGLNPQVGFYHQIRAGHPALVSDMIEEFRAIIVDTVVMSLVLNRQLTPEQFTLPNATNKACLMNEEVRKIFIRELEKKLNSSIRHPNSGLQLDYRRCLEHQVHQLAGAVQDREKSYRAMVIR